A window of Rhododendron vialii isolate Sample 1 chromosome 11a, ASM3025357v1 contains these coding sequences:
- the LOC131308532 gene encoding uncharacterized protein LOC131308532: MECEKIENYIWVLEKLKGMMDPNALPSVIVTDRELALMNAIINIFPHATDLLCRWHIGKNILAKYRKMFDDKMLGGAVSLNAMTLVLAVSHQVEWFMESKRECECSLRHTHGLPCAHEIAPYKMANIPLSIELIHDYWKKLSLLAPQNEGLMKETLLAHFDCFYNKFLNEDQYDVKAIKEKPRRSLKGKAKVPAQLWICPFINHFPKAIKPYIKSVKKVEDDGNCGFRAVSGFMKGDVHECSAPRENWMTMPDMGHIIASAYNCVLVHLSNIQCLTFLPLRSEPLPSMKQKDIAIRFVDGEHFVQVFLKSGSPMAPIACNWKRHRLSITKNWDVAHVAAIHKFNEIIGVDVATKERKGDLTHSVLEKPDVNPAERNKGHAVFVSFVPLAPSLTPRDFSSFPLTNHRPIAPLQLIRIFTCKRTSAEPLPTLGDSAREVSFGLWRAMTHQDTTIPIVKEVDETNSAGVAAQTLRALQDGQQQFLET; this comes from the exons ATGGAGtgtgaaaaaatagaaaactacATTTGGGTCTTGGAGAAGCTAAAAGGCATGATGGATCCCAACGCACTTCCGTCCGTTATTGTCACGGATAGGGAGTTGGCGCTTATGAATGCCATCATAAATATTTTCCCTCATGCTACCGACCTCCTATGTAGGTGGCATATTGGCAAGAACATATTAGCCAAGTATAGAAAGATGTTTGATGACAAGAT GCTAGGGGGAGCTGTTTCGTTGAATGCCATGACACTTGTTTTAGCGGTGTCCCATCAAGTCGAATGGTTTATGGAATCAAAGCGTGAGTGCGAGTGTTCTTTGAGGCACACCCATGGTTTACCTTGCGCTCATGAGATTGCTCCTTACAAGATGGCAAATATCCCCCTATCGATTGAGTTAATCCATGACTATTGGAAGAAGCTTTCTTTGCTTGCACCCCAGAATGAGGGTTTGATGAAGGAGACGCTTTTGGCTCACTTTGATTGTTTTTACAATAAGTTCTTGAATGAAGATCAATATGATGTAAAG GCCATCAAAGAGAAACCGCGGCGCAGTCTGAAAGGGAAAGCAAAAGTTCCAGCACAACTTTGGATATGTCCCTTCATCAATCATTTCCCGAAAGCAATAAAACCTTACATAAAATCGGTCAAGAAAGTTGAAGATGATGGGAATTGTGGGTTTCGGGCAGTGTCGGGCTTCATGAAAGGCGATGTTCATGAGTG TTCGGCGCCCCGGGAAAATTGGATGACAATGCCAGACATGGGTCACATCATAGCATCTGCTTATAATTGTGTCCTTGTCCATTTATCAAATATTCAATGTCTTACGTTCCTCCCCCTCCGATCAGAGCCCTTACCCTCCATGAAACAAAAGGATATTGCTATCAGGTTTGTTGATGGTGAACACTTTGTACAA GTATTCCTAAAGTCGGGTTCCCCTATGGCACCAATAGCTTGCAATTGGAAAAGACATCGTCTTTCTATCACTAAAAATTGGGATGTAGCACATGTTGCGGCCATTCATAAGTTCAACGAGATTatcggcgttgacgtagcaacAAAGGAG AGAAAAGGTGACCTCACCCATTCAGTCCTGGAAAAGCCAGATGTTAACCCTGCAGAAAGAAACAAAGGACATGCTGTCTTTGTCTCTTTTGTACCTCTTGCTCCTTCCCTCACCCCACGAGATTTCTCCTCCTTTCCCCTTACTAATCATCGACCAATCGCACCTCTCCAGCTCATACGTATTTTTACATGTAAGCGAACCTCTGCGGAACCCCTACCTACATTAGGCGACTCTGCTAGGGAGGTGTCTTTTGGTTTATG GAGAGCAATGACACATCAAGATACTACAATACCAATTGTCAAGGAGGTAGACGAGACCAACAGCGCGGGCGTAGCTGCGCAAACGCTGAGAGCCCTCCAGGACGGTCAGCAACAGTTCCTCGAGACGTAG